From Argopecten irradians isolate NY chromosome 12, Ai_NY, whole genome shotgun sequence, one genomic window encodes:
- the LOC138336569 gene encoding opioid growth factor receptor-like, translated as MDLRTTVSPKDLRTSVSAMDLRTSLSPKDLRKTAVSQGPDDLRIPLSPKDLRTPLSPKDLRTTVSPKDLKTTVSPKDLRTIVSPFAQSSIIRAISNHYSSECGCTNLHSSNKWKMNCDVTSVLDLKLDLRTSLSAIDLRNTVSPKDLRTIVSPKDMRTTVSAMDPMTTLSAKDMRTPLYPMDLGTSLSPEDPSVCHGSEDLSVSQGPEEDCVSVGSLDTYVSQGPEDPSVT; from the exons ATGGACCTGAGGACCACTGTGTCTCCCAAGGACCTGAGGACCAGTGTGTCTGCCATGGATCTGAGGACCTCTCTGTCTCCCAAGGACCTGAGGAAGACTGCTGTCTCCCAAGGACCTGATGACCTGAGGATCCCTCTGTCTCCCAAGGACCTGAGGACCCCTCTGTCTCCCAAGGACCTGAGGACCACTGTGTCTCCCAAGGACCTGAAGACCACTGTGTCTCCCAAGGACCTCAGGACCATTGTGTCGCCATTTGCTCAGTCTTCCATAATAAGGGCCATATCTAACCACTACTCCTCAGAGTGTGGGTGCACTAACCTCCATTCCTCGAACAAATGGAAgatgaattgtgacgtcacttccgTTTTGGATCTGAAACTCG ACCTGAGGACCTCTTTGTCTGCCATAGACCTAAGAAACACTGTGTCTCCCAAGGACCTGAGGACCATTGTGTCTCCCAAGGACATGAGGACCACTGTGTCTGCAATGGACCCGATGACTACTCTGTCTGCCAAGGACATGAGGACTCCTCTGTATCCCATGGACCTCGGGACCTCTCTGTCTCCTGAGGACCCCTCTGTCTGCCATGGATCTGAGGACCTCTCTGTCTCCCAAGGACCTGAGGAAGACTGTGTCTCTGTTGGATCTTTGGATACCTATGTCTCCCAAGGGCCCGAGGACCCCTCTGTCACCTAA